GCTTGCTCTGGGGAAACCTCTTCTGCCTGGATTTATACCGCAGCTTGGAGCAGTTCAAAGCTATCTACAAGTTGGAGGATTCAAGCCAGAAAGATGAACACTTGGATATTCGACTGGATGCCTTCTGGTTGAAGGTAGGGAGAGAGCAGGAATTTTGTTCCCTATTGACATCCACAGCTGCATTTCTGCCATGGCTGTAATCCAGGGCTCTGCTCTGTCCATTTGATGGAAGTAAGGAAAGTGATTTTACAGCCCAGATGGTCTTTCAGGGGTGTACTAATGGTGGATTGCAGAGGTAACTCAGATGGCCATTCTGAACtgggtttcatttcattttctctttgaaggTGAGCTTCCCgctggagaagagagaacaggCTGGGTTGCATCGTCCCCAGGCCCTTGTCTTCTCTGTATCAGGCATGACTGCCACCAATACACGTCATGCCCCATATTGTAGCTGTCCAGACCTCCAAAGTCTCTTCCGGGGTTTTGCTGCTGCTGAGTTCTTTCATTCCAGTTATGTTCAGTTCCCCAAGGTTCCAGGTGGCTTTAGCCTTCTGCACATGCTTTTTTTGCATCATGCCTTCCAGGTGGATTCCTGCCCCCCTCAGTCTagtaccctccctccccagagactTAAGGCATCCCAGGATCTCTGGTCCATCTACTTCACCCAGATCTCCTTAGACTTTGAGGGAACAGAGAACTTCAAAGGCCATACCTTGAATTTCGTGGCTCCCTTCCCCTTGTCCATTTGGGCCTGCCTACCCCTCCGCTGGCAGCAAGCCCAGGCACGAAAGCTCCTTCTGGCCACAGAAGGGAGGCTGAAACCATCGGCCAGCTTTGGCAGTCCTGTCCATTCTGAGGCCCTTGCCCCTGACACAGTATCCTGTCAGAGGTCAAAGACTGAGCATGATTTGAAAAGCCTGTCAGGCATTACAGAAGTCATGGAAATTCTGAAAGAAGGCAGCGGTGCTGTGGATACCAAAGGGTCTCTGGCAGAGCTGGAGGATGCTGCAGATGTGCACGTGCTGGTACACTCCCCTGCACATGTCCGCGTGAGGCTTGACCACTACCAGTACTTGGCTCTCCTCCGCCTGAAGGAGGTGCTACAGGGTCTTCAGGAGCAGCTGACTAAGGATACAGAGGCCATGACTGGGTCTCCCCTGCAGGACCAGACAGCTTGCATTGGGGTTCTCTTCCCTAGCGCTGAGGTGGCTCTGCTCATGCATCCTGCCCCTGGGGCTGTTGAAGTGGACTCTGAGGGTTCAAATACTACCAGCCTCATAGATTCAGAGCTGTCCCCTTCGGAGGATAGGGAGCTCAAGTCTGATGCCTCCTCAGAACAGAGCCCAGCAAGCCCTGAGAAGGTTCTGGAGGATAGTGGCATTGACAATCTGGATGCATCCCAGGATAGACCATTGCCTCTCCATAGCAATGGAGAAGTGCAGTACTCAGATTCTCTTGcacagctggaggctgggaagagccACGAGGCAGTCGATTCCTTACAGGCAAAGAGACTGAGCAGAGCCCAAGCATCTAGCTCACCAGCTGCATTGAAGCCCCCATGTGGCAAGGATACTACTGTGAATGGACAAGGCGAGCTCATCCCCTTGAAGAACATTGAGGGAGAATTGTCAAGTGCTATTCACATGACCAAGGATGCCACCAAGGAGGCTCTACATGCCACCATGGACCTCACCAAGGAAGCTGTGTCCCTGACTAAGGATGCCTTCTGTCTGGGCAGAGACCGAATGACCTCCACCATGCACAAGATGTTGTCTCTTCCCCCAGCCAAGTGAGTggttctctgcctccttcactcACCTTTCTCCTAGTTCTGGCCATTGGGCTCAAGGCCTTCTGCTGTGTGTACTTTTAAATTGGGAAGCACCATGTAGTCCAGGAGCATGTATAAAATGGCCTATTTATTGTGGCAAAGCCTTTAGTTTTCAGAGCTGCCCATAGGGCAGTGGAGGAACTTTCAGGCTACTTAGAGGATATAGGTACACCAATCAGAGAGACTTTATTTTCAGGACTATATCTAATTCTGTGATAAGGGAAGAACCAGAAATTgcaataaaataacacaaaactcCATGGATTTTCACATGCCTCCATGTAGCTTAGCCTGTTCTTGGGCAGTTTTCAGGGTAGCCCTGATTGCTTCTTAACATCAAGTTGTCTCCTCTTTCGCTGATTCACTACTATTGATACAGATATGCTATATCAGGATAATAACACCTGGCATCTGtctgatattttattctttttagtggGTTCTCATGtaatattttgtttgatttgatCCCCACAGAAGGGATACAGATATTTGTATCCCCactttatagctgaggaaactgaggcttcagagAGGATGAGCCCATGGATCCTGTATCTTGTAAATGGAAAAGGTGGGGCTTTGGACTTGCTCTTTCTGGTATACCTTGTCAATATCTGTCAGACTAATAGAGAAGGAAGaatttcatccattcattcaacaaatattttttgagtccttactgtgtgccaggctctgtgttaggCACTGGAGGTGCAGTAGGGAGTAAGCAGAAAACACCGAAATTCAAAAGTCAAAGTGGAAAGGTAAGGATTTTTTGATGAATTTCCTATGgctttaggaaagaaaatgaagactttgCTGGGACACTTTGTGTTTTGGGGACTAGGGTTTGAAGATCAGTGGCTTTAGAGCTTTTGTCTAAGTGAGCTGTCTTAAGTGGGTCTCTAAGCAATGCCTGTAGTTGTGTTAGTACCTGCTAGGCATATATAGCttaggaggaagggaaaggaaaacttAAAGAGCTAAATGATAAAAGTAATACTAGGCaacgtttattgagtgctttctgtatgtcaggcactgtcctaaaTATTACAGTATTAATCCACTGGATTCTTGTAAGAACCCTATAAGGCAGGAACTAATATcactccccattttacagttgagtaaactgaggctcagagaagtaagaaacttgctcaagatcacacaactTGTAAGTGGTGGGGTGAGGACTGATAGCCTAGACTCCCGATCACCAAATGTGCTGCCCTTTCTAAATGGAGAAGAGTAAGGGAGATGGGAAAAGAGGAGaggtagaaaggagaaaagaaaggtgtGTGGTACAAACTCTTTTTTAAACACTGGCATTGACTTCCTACTGCCCGCCCCTGGTGGCCTTTTCTTGGTCCTCCCTCTCCAGGACTCCTCTGCGGCAGCTCACCTTGCTGGTCGGTTTAGTCTGAGCATTGGTAACCCTGCCCAGTTACTCATACTTCTCAGAAGGACTCTGCTTTTTCCTTGACTGCTCTCCTTCCTTTTATCCCATAAATATAATTGTTCCACAGGGCTAGGCTGTCCATATTCTGATCACTCTTaccataatctttattttttaaattatgaaaatgatttgtgtttattttgttaacaatgaggaaaataaaagaataaagaagaaaacataaaagtcaCTTGAAACGTCATTATCCTGAGATAGCCACTATTTACATTTGGATCTGTTTGCATccaaattttatacatatatttatgtatccaTGTGAATGcttatatgtgtatacacataaaatatacaggtattgttttataataagattatattatttctatataatatagaaaatttcgaattttactttatgttttattGTAAATAGTTTTCTATTCTTAGGTATTTGAATATATAATTACATTCTTGCAAGTGGATGTGCTATAATTTATCAATCCAATCCACTATTGGGGGTTATTTAGTCTGCTTCCACTTTTTTCTCAGGTAGAACCAATGCTGTgttaattgtctttatttttgtgaACATTACTCTTTATGCATATCTAAGCCTTTAGAAGAAAaactcagaagtggaattactgggttaaACACTACAAACATTTGTAAGGTTCTTGATGCATTTGCCAAACTTTCAGAAAATTTATATCACTCTGCATTTTTTAActcagttgacccttgaacaatgtgggagTTAAGGGCACTGAATCTGCACAgttaaaaatctgcatataacttatAGTTGGCCTTACCTATAAGAGCCTCCTTTATGTATATGGTTTCagtgcatccatggattcaaccaactgcagattgtgtagtactgtacatttactactgaaaaaatctgcatgtaattacacctgtgcagttcaaaatcctgttgttcaagggccaactgtacttTCTCTCTAGGTTATTGTTTTCCATCTCCTTACTTCTGCTATAGTCCTTATTTTCAGTCCtgacttccctcccctcctctgctcttccTTTAAAACTATCTACTGCTCAGAGCTCCACATGGATCTCCCAGGGTGCCTCAGACCTCACATACATAAAACTCAATTCCTTATCCCTCCCCAGAtcagttctttgatttttttgtttttttgttttagttttttggtggcatcatTCTCTTGCTTGTTCAGACTCTACATTTTAGCTCTGCCTTTTCTAGGCATTTGTTAGGTTCTGATCATACTTTCAAACTTAGGCATACTTCAGAATtgcctggagggcttgttaaaacagattgctcACAGATTGCTGAGCCCTACCCCCAGAGTTCCCTGTCCAGTAGGTCTAAGATGAGCCTGAGAATTTGCGTTTCTAACAGGTTCCCTGTTAGATGCTGATGCTCCTATGAGGATGACACTTTGAGAGCACAGCTCTAGGGAGTCTCATCAGTTTTTCCTGTCTGTTCCCACATGTGGACTATTTTAATAAACTATTAACTGATCCCTCATTGGACATCTTTCCCTCTCTGGCTTATTTGAAAAAGGCAGGTCAGACTTCCTAAAACACAGGTATGATCTTGTTATTACCCTACTCTAAAaacctcagtctttttctttgtaCTTCCTGAATTGAGTTTGAACTTCTTAGTGTGGCATAATCAATTATTGTGATATATCTATATGACActtgcagtttttttaaaataggctttattttttagagcagttttaactTCATAGTAGTATTgagcagaagatacagagatttcccatatacccctacactttacagttttcagagcacTTTTATATCTAATCTTTTGTCCAGAGTTTTCTGTAATTTGGCTGCAACCCTTGTGATAAAAGCACTTGGCAAGAAGTAAGGAGACTTGGGTTTTTCTTAGTTTCATATTTAACTGTGACTgagtcagtttcttcatctgtaaaatgggagggtTGGCTTGAAAGGTCcttaaaggtttttttaaagaaaattttctaacTTTATAGTCTGTTACTCTCCCTCAGCAAAACCTACCATCCAGCTAGGCTGAGCTGCTTACTAGTCTCCAAAGGTACTTTTTATTTTCCGGCTccatgcctttgctcatgctgttttcCCCCATTAAAAGCCCTCTTCCCTATCTCTTTCACAGTCCTTCAAGGACTACCTGAAGTGTTATCTCTTTgcacaaagtctttttttttttttttcggtattaggtattgaactcaggaccttgtgcatgctgagcatgtgctctgccactgagctctacctacCCCCCTCCCGTAAGGTCATTCTTAATCCCCTTCTCTGCATCCTTTCCCCTCTTGGGTATTGTCTGGCCTTTGGCTTGTACCCTTGCCTCTCTTTTATGGTTTGTGTGACCTAATTCCCATATAAAGTTGTCTATGTTTAAGTCTCCTCTCTCCTGatagaatataaattctttgAGGATAGGGGATGTCTTATTCATCACTTTATTCACCCCCACCCTGACACTGTGCCTCAGTATGGTGCCTTGTATGCAGGTTATTCAGTAAGTACTTGAGGAATGAACGTAGGTGGCTTCAGTGCTATTCATTAGCACCAGGGCTTTACGTAGTTGGTCTCATCTGCATATGAGATGACCCTAAATAACTTTTGACACTTAATGTTGATATGAGAGAGAGGCTTATCCACTTTGAAATGCTAGAATAATGAGGCAGGTGAAAAATGGAGACCCTCTTATAGCAAGTAATAATTGACATCAAAGTTTATGTATACAATAACCGTCTGGGCTGAAAAGGTTGTATATTACAAGTGAATGGAAAAACATGGGCTCCTAAGCCtcatttgtggtttttgttttttaaacagagagCCGGTGGCCAAGATAGAGGAGGGGGTGGCAGCCCCAGTAAGTGGAGGTGCTGCCCGACTCCGATTTTTCTCCATGAAGAGGACGGTGTCTCAGCAGTCATTTGACGGTGTCTCACTGGATAACAGTGGCCCTGAAGACCAGATGTCAGTGGACAGTGATGGCAGTGAGAGCTTTGTGATGCTGTTGGAGTCTGGTAGGTGGAAGCAGAGCCAGGCAGAGTTGCAGAGTCTGGAGAAGGTTCTTCCTGCCCCCTGCATTCAGACTGGCAGGATGTgaaaggagctgagatttgataaaatagacattttcttAATCAAAActaaaagaagatagaaattttAGTGGATTTGTGGCTCTGACTTTATCCTCACATCTTCTAGGTTATTGTTTAGAATTTGATCTTTATCACAGAACAAGACTCAGATCAGAAAAGAGAGCACTAGTCTTACAGTCACATAGCTACGACAGTAGGACTGATTTTGTGGCTGGTGTTAGTGCTGTATGTGTTTGTTGTCTGTTTTTgcctaattatgtattttattgttgGAAAATAACTGTGAGCTTTTTGTCTATGATAAAACAAGTAACTTTTAGGAATTAGATTAATCACCACTGGTAGTTACACTGGTTCTTTCAGCttattgaaatgaaaacttttcaaattGTCTCTTAAGAGTGtctaaatgaaagtaaaataaaaagagaatgtaGTTTCTTAAGCTGGATGGTATATACctatgtttgttttgttattattattaacttcttATGGAAAAgtgcaaatatttaaaagtagaCAGAACCAAATTAAGAACCTCTCATGTACCCATTATGTAGCTTCAGATATTAAGAGCTTATGACCATTCTTGTTTCATATATTCTTCTACCCACTTTCCTTCCCCCCAtactattttgaagcaaatcccaaacatataattttatctgtaagtatttttattatacatctctagataatagattttttaaatattaaaaatattttaaagttatggtaaaatacacataacacaaaatttaccaccTTGACCATTTTAACTATAatttagtggcatttagtacTTTCAGATcattgtgcaatcatcaccactttccaactccagaactcttttcatctttcaaaactgaaactctgtacccattaaacaataattcctcattctttcttccactagcccctggcaaccatcattctactttctgtctctatgaatttgaccactTAGGTCtctcatgtaaatggaattatacagtatatgtccttttgtgtctggcttgtttcgtttagcataatgtcctcaaggttcatttatgttgtagcatgtgtcagaatttccttcctttttaaggctaaatatttattgtatgtttataccacattttgtttaaccattcatctgtccatggacacttgggttgcttcaaTTTACAGACTTTTTTTATGTGACTAAATACCactatcacattttaaaaaattaacaataattccctAAATTCATAAACTATCTAGTAGTCTTCAAATTTCTAGTTGTCTCATAAGTGtcataaatgttttgttttactcttaCAATTGTCACTGTTTTTAGAGATTGgatttgaatagaattttttgaCTTCCAAACTCTTTTGTTATCTTTCTTATGCAGAATCTGGTCCAGAATGTCTTCCATCAGGATCTCTTCCAAATGCCTTAGACAATGCTGATGTTCAAGGGAGCCCTGTTGTGGATAGTTATGGCCAGGGGTCACCAGAGGCCAACAGTTCAGTCTCACCCAGTGGGAAAGACCTCAGTCTTCACCTGGTCAGctgctcttctttcttctgtgcaGAGGGTAGGCCCTAGGCTGGAAGCGTGGGACTCAACTCAGAGAATCTACCTTTACAGGTCTCAGTTCTGGTTCTGAAGGTGAACAAAGTATCTTTGGGGATTGAAGTACGTGGCGAGGATGTGACTGTGGCCCTGCAAGGAGAGGAGCTGGCCCTCCAGCAGCTGGGTACCGTGAGACTCTGGCAGTTCCTGCATGGACAGTGCCCGGGTGAAGATGGTGGCCCTTCCAGGAGAGCAGGTGGGATTTTTCTGGGGTAGCCATAGCTTAACTTGTTCCTGTCACTGTGCTTCAAGGGCAGCTACCCTAGTGCCAAGTCCTTGGCCCTTCTCTCCAGCAGCCATTAAGGAGAAGAACTCCAATGAAACCTTCTTCCCAGAGCTCTTTCTGGGGCTTTGTACTCAGTAggcttttctccatcctcacttCCCAGGTGCTCTTAAGCTTACACATGAGGACAGTGTCCAGTTCTTTGAGGCTGTTAACGTCAGGTTATACCTAATCAGGGAACTTCTGATTCAGTCCTTTGATGTGAGTTATcatttatactttaaaagatGACAGGAAAACCTGGGCTTATGCTatatgctttgttttaaaaaattattttttaaaatattgaatagataataaaaaataattataaaatatataaaaagtatataaaataataacaatacaaTGAACCCACATACTCACTAcctactttaataaataaaatagtaccaTTAACTTTGAAGTCCCTGGGAGCCCCTCTCCTGAACCTTCCTCTTGCCTCTCTCCTTTTATAGGGAATCACTATcctgaattttgtatttatcattcTCTTGCTTTACAATTCTTCCACATGTGTTTGTATCAATGTATTATTTAGCTTTGCAGGTTTTCAAGTTTTTCTAAATGGAATTATAGTTTGTATTCTTTCGTGATTTGCTTCTTTCAAGTCCCATGATATTCTTCAGATTCTTCTAGGTTGTTGAGTTAgctatcattcattcattttcactactGTCTAATATTCTGTTATAGAAATATAccactttttgctttttaaaaaactgccttAATGAAGTATAATTTGCAGCTATGAAATTCACTTATTGTAAGTaagcaatttgataaattttagtAAGCTTTATAGAGTTCTGTGACCATCACCATCACCCCCAAAATATCCCTGTACCCGTTActctatttatttctttggtcTATTCTgaacagacatttgggttgtttccaggttttttcCTGTTTCAATAGGGCTGTCTTGAAATACCCATCCTTGTACATGTCTCCTGATGTGTATGTTGGAGAATTTCTCCAGGTTTATATTCCTGAGGCTATGATTTCTAGGTCCTTAGGGTAGATATAGCTTTAATCTTACTACATAATGCCAATTTGTTTTCCAGAATGGTGGTACCAATTTGCAGTTATATAGGTATGTAAGTTGTTTCATATCCTTGGCTACACCTGAGATCATTCTTTAGGGAGTTTTGAGGAAATCAACATAGATCCTGCTTGGCTTTGTCAGAGAGAGATGAGAAGACCAAGActtggagaaaggaagagatgttCAAATTTAGCAGAGCTGAGGATCCTCTGTTTTAAGAGCTTTCCCTTGACCATAGCCCAGTGCCTCTGATTCATAGCAAGACCAGCTTTTTATTGGTCCTTGGACTGCCATGAGAGGCATTATAGCAAAGGAGCCAAACCTATGGTCTTTGCAGTTGGGCTGCCTGTGTGCAGATCCTGTCCTTGCTACTTAGAAGTTGTgtaacttgggcaagttattctctgtgccttagttctGCCTTAGAAGATGGGAATGATAATATTTCTGGCACAGGGtcattatgaatattaaatatatatttagtgcTTAGAATAGTCACTGGCAGGTAATTAATTAatatcttttccttctgtctttcttcttaaAGGTACAAGCTTTCAGGAATCCTCAACTTTGAGGACTGACCGCATCAGGCCAGCTGTGGGCCTTCGCTTTGAGGTGGGGCCTGGTGCAGCTGTTCATTCCCCACTGGCCATAAAGAATGGCTTCCTACATATCTTGCTTCAAAGCTGTGACCTTGAGCTGCTCACTTCGGTGCTCAATGGCCTGGGGCCCTTCTTGGAGGATGAGGTGATCCCGGTGGTAGTTCCCATGCAGATTGAGCTTCTGAACTCCAGGATCACTCTCAAGGTGAGAGGGACTATTGGATTTTACCCTAGACTTTGTCAGGCAAGGAATTCTGGCAGTGACAGCTGTTAACCTCTTCTCTTGTCACTGTAAAATAtggtgaggatcaaatgaggaAATGCATATTTGCATTCTTTGTCAATGTTATAGTAGCACATAAATGAGTATTGCTGGCAACAAATCCTGGGTTCAGGTGAGGAGAACTTATCTCTATCCCTAACCTTTGGCATGCAGCATGACTGCAAGCCCATCAGGTTATCTGATCCTCAGTTTCACCATCTCTAGAATGGGAGAGACT
The Camelus ferus isolate YT-003-E chromosome 20, BCGSAC_Cfer_1.0, whole genome shotgun sequence genome window above contains:
- the UHRF1BP1 gene encoding UHRF1-binding protein 1 isoform X1, which translates into the protein MKRPSSDPSSQHACLPRFTKNLSPDKINLSTLKGEGQLTNLELDEEVLQNVLELPTWLAITRVYCNRASIRIQWTKLKTHPICLCLDKVEVEMKTCEEPRPPNGQSPIALASGQSEYGFAEKVVEGMFIIVNSITIKIHSKAFHASFELWQLQGYSVNPNWQQSDLRLTRITDPRRGEVLTFKEITWQTLRIEAYATDNGDQDPVTTPLRLITNQGRIQIALKRRTKDCNVVASKLMFLLDDLLWVLTDSQLKAMMKYAESLSEAVEKSAQQRKSLAPEPVQITPPAPSAQQSWAHAFGGSQGSSNSNSSRLSQYFEKFDVKESSYHLLISRLDLHICDDSQPREPGVSTNRLMGGAMQLTFRKMAFDYYPFHWAGDSCKHWVRHCEAMETRGQWAEKLVMEFQSKVEKWHEETGLKQPWHLGVDSPFRRKADSLSSPRKNPLERSPSQSRQAVFRPPAWNRLRSSCLVIRVDDLDIHQVSTAGQPSKKPSTLLSCSRKLHNLPTQVSAIHIEFTEYYFPDNQELPVPCPNLYIQLNGLTFTMHPVSLLWGNLFCLDLYRSLEQFKAIYKLEDSSQKDEHLDIRLDAFWLKVSFPLEKREQAGLHRPQALVFSVSGMTATNTRHAPYCSCPDLQSLFRGFAAAEFFHSSYVQFPKVPGGFSLLHMLFLHHAFQVDSCPPQSSTLPPQRLKASQDLWSIYFTQISLDFEGTENFKGHTLNFVAPFPLSIWACLPLRWQQAQARKLLLATEGRLKPSASFGSPVHSEALAPDTVSCQRSKTEHDLKSLSGITEVMEILKEGSGAVDTKGSLAELEDAADVHVLVHSPAHVRVRLDHYQYLALLRLKEVLQGLQEQLTKDTEAMTGSPLQDQTACIGVLFPSAEVALLMHPAPGAVEVDSEGSNTTSLIDSELSPSEDRELKSDASSEQSPASPEKVLEDSGIDNLDASQDRPLPLHSNGEVQYSDSLAQLEAGKSHEAVDSLQAKRLSRAQASSSPAALKPPCGKDTTVNGQGELIPLKNIEGELSSAIHMTKDATKEALHATMDLTKEAVSLTKDAFCLGRDRMTSTMHKMLSLPPAKEPVAKIEEGVAAPVSGGAARLRFFSMKRTVSQQSFDGVSLDNSGPEDQMSVDSDGSESFVMLLESESGPECLPSGSLPNALDNADVQGSPVVDSYGQGSPEANSSVSPSGKDLSLHLVSVLVLKVNKVSLGIEVRGEDVTVALQGEELALQQLGTVRLWQFLHGQCPGEDGGPSRRAGTSFQESSTLRTDRIRPAVGLRFEVGPGAAVHSPLAIKNGFLHILLQSCDLELLTSVLNGLGPFLEDEVIPVVVPMQIELLNSRITLKDDIPPIYPTSPGPIPITLAMEHVVLKRSDDGVFHLGAAAQDRPSAERLKSEKRQPPKEQVFLVPTGEAFGPQVKELPTLQKELIEAKEALVHANQDKEKLLQEIRKYNPLFEL
- the UHRF1BP1 gene encoding UHRF1-binding protein 1 isoform X3, with the translated sequence MKRPSSDPSSQHACLPRFTKNLSPDKINLSTLKGEGQLTNLELDEEVLQNVLELPTWLAITRVYCNRASIRIQWTKLKTHPICLCLDKVEVEMKTCEEPRPPNGQSPIALASGQSEYGFAEKVVEGMFIIVNSITIKIHSKAFHASFELWQLQGYSVNPNWQQSDLRLTRITDPRRGEVLTFKEITWQTLRIEAYATDNGDQDPVTTPLRLITNQGRIQIALKRRTKDCNVVASKLMFLLDDLLWVLTDSQLKAMMKYAESLSEAVEKSAQQRKSLAPEPVQITPPAPSAQQSWAHAFGGSQGSSNSNSSRLSQYFEKFDVKESSYHLLISRLDLHICDDSQPREPGVSTNRLMGGAMQLTFRKMAFDYYPFHWAGDSCKHWVRHCEAMETRGQWAEKLVMEFQSKVEKWHEETDSLSSPRKNPLERSPSQSRQAVFRPPAWNRLRSSCLVIRVDDLDIHQVSTAGQPSKKPSTLLSCSRKLHNLPTQVSAIHIEFTEYYFPDNQELPVPCPNLYIQLNGLTFTMHPVSLLWGNLFCLDLYRSLEQFKAIYKLEDSSQKDEHLDIRLDAFWLKVSFPLEKREQAGLHRPQALVFSVSGMTATNTRHAPYCSCPDLQSLFRGFAAAEFFHSSYVQFPKVPGGFSLLHMLFLHHAFQVDSCPPQSSTLPPQRLKASQDLWSIYFTQISLDFEGTENFKGHTLNFVAPFPLSIWACLPLRWQQAQARKLLLATEGRLKPSASFGSPVHSEALAPDTVSCQRSKTEHDLKSLSGITEVMEILKEGSGAVDTKGSLAELEDAADVHVLVHSPAHVRVRLDHYQYLALLRLKEVLQGLQEQLTKDTEAMTGSPLQDQTACIGVLFPSAEVALLMHPAPGAVEVDSEGSNTTSLIDSELSPSEDRELKSDASSEQSPASPEKVLEDSGIDNLDASQDRPLPLHSNGEVQYSDSLAQLEAGKSHEAVDSLQAKRLSRAQASSSPAALKPPCGKDTTVNGQGELIPLKNIEGELSSAIHMTKDATKEALHATMDLTKEAVSLTKDAFCLGRDRMTSTMHKMLSLPPAKEPVAKIEEGVAAPVSGGAARLRFFSMKRTVSQQSFDGVSLDNSGPEDQMSVDSDGSESFVMLLESESGPECLPSGSLPNALDNADVQGSPVVDSYGQGSPEANSSVSPSGKDLSLHLVSVLVLKVNKVSLGIEVRGEDVTVALQGEELALQQLGTVRLWQFLHGQCPGEDGGPSRRAGTSFQESSTLRTDRIRPAVGLRFEVGPGAAVHSPLAIKNGFLHILLQSCDLELLTSVLNGLGPFLEDEVIPVVVPMQIELLNSRITLKDDIPPIYPTSPGPIPITLAMEHVVLKRSDDGVFHLGAAAQDRPSAERLKSEKRQPPKEQVFLVPTGEAFGPQVKELPTLQKELIEAKEALVHANQDKEKLLQEIRKYNPLFEL
- the UHRF1BP1 gene encoding UHRF1-binding protein 1 isoform X4, producing MKTCEEPRPPNGQSPIALASGQSEYGFAEKVVEGMFIIVNSITIKIHSKAFHASFELWQLQGYSVNPNWQQSDLRLTRITDPRRGEVLTFKEITWQTLRIEAYATDNGDQDPVTTPLRLITNQGRIQIALKRRTKDCNVVASKLMFLLDDLLWVLTDSQLKAMMKYAESLSEAVEKSAQQRKSLAPEPVQITPPAPSAQQSWAHAFGGSQGSSNSNSSRLSQYFEKFDVKESSYHLLISRLDLHICDDSQPREPGVSTNRLMGGAMQLTFRKMAFDYYPFHWAGDSCKHWVRHCEAMETRGQWAEKLVMEFQSKVEKWHEETGLKQPWHLGVDSPFRRKADSLSSPRKNPLERSPSQSRQAVFRPPAWNRLRSSCLVIRVDDLDIHQVSTAGQPSKKPSTLLSCSRKLHNLPTQVSAIHIEFTEYYFPDNQELPVPCPNLYIQLNGLTFTMHPVSLLWGNLFCLDLYRSLEQFKAIYKLEDSSQKDEHLDIRLDAFWLKVSFPLEKREQAGLHRPQALVFSVSGMTATNTRHAPYCSCPDLQSLFRGFAAAEFFHSSYVQFPKVPGGFSLLHMLFLHHAFQVDSCPPQSSTLPPQRLKASQDLWSIYFTQISLDFEGTENFKGHTLNFVAPFPLSIWACLPLRWQQAQARKLLLATEGRLKPSASFGSPVHSEALAPDTVSCQRSKTEHDLKSLSGITEVMEILKEGSGAVDTKGSLAELEDAADVHVLVHSPAHVRVRLDHYQYLALLRLKEVLQGLQEQLTKDTEAMTGSPLQDQTACIGVLFPSAEVALLMHPAPGAVEVDSEGSNTTSLIDSELSPSEDRELKSDASSEQSPASPEKVLEDSGIDNLDASQDRPLPLHSNGEVQYSDSLAQLEAGKSHEAVDSLQAKRLSRAQASSSPAALKPPCGKDTTVNGQGELIPLKNIEGELSSAIHMTKDATKEALHATMDLTKEAVSLTKDAFCLGRDRMTSTMHKMLSLPPAKEPVAKIEEGVAAPVSGGAARLRFFSMKRTVSQQSFDGVSLDNSGPEDQMSVDSDGSESFVMLLESESGPECLPSGSLPNALDNADVQGSPVVDSYGQGSPEANSSVSPSGKDLSLHLVSVLVLKVNKVSLGIEVRGEDVTVALQGEELALQQLGTVRLWQFLHGQCPGEDGGPSRRAGTSFQESSTLRTDRIRPAVGLRFEVGPGAAVHSPLAIKNGFLHILLQSCDLELLTSVLNGLGPFLEDEVIPVVVPMQIELLNSRITLKDDIPPIYPTSPGPIPITLAMEHVVLKRSDDGVFHLGAAAQDRPSAERLKSEKRQPPKEQVFLVPTGEAFGPQVKELPTLQKELIEAKEALVHANQDKEKLLQEIRKYNPLFEL